A single window of Nocardia sp. NBC_01327 DNA harbors:
- a CDS encoding DEAD/DEAH box helicase: protein MPEPRSTTPDSVVTAPRFASSAAGARRFADLGLPPLLVQALRRNGIDTPFPIQAAVIPDILAGHDVLGRAATGSGKTLAFGLPMLVRLSGAPTAPRRPRGLILVPTRELALQIETALDEPSLSLGLRLASAVGGLAIKTQDEKLGRGVDLLIATPGRLTDLIGRRAVNLSDVQIVTVDEADHMADLGFLPQLTAVLNRVPGEAQKLLFSATLDEAIDALVQRYLRSPVSHAVVAQPNAPAPSNSAVAETETELPDIAHYALHVRRIEKRPVVTEIAARKGRTLLFVRTQHGADKLARKLREVGIAAAALHGGQGQNQRTRTLAAFADGTWPVLVATDIAARGIHVDDVSLVVHVDPPADPKDYLHRTGRTARAGASGTVVTIVSPDDRQEAADLARRAGVSVTDVEVRPADRRLAEITGARRPSGHALADPATIAATAKAAAAATDSPPERPRHRIDPRTGGRQHSKKRKTNTTRKGR, encoded by the coding sequence GTGCCTGAGCCGCGCAGCACCACTCCCGATTCGGTGGTCACCGCCCCGCGGTTCGCCTCCTCTGCCGCTGGCGCCCGGCGCTTTGCCGATCTCGGATTGCCACCGCTGCTGGTGCAGGCGTTGCGGCGCAATGGCATCGACACTCCGTTCCCCATTCAGGCTGCCGTTATTCCGGACATTCTGGCTGGTCACGATGTATTGGGCCGGGCCGCAACCGGTTCCGGCAAGACCCTCGCGTTCGGCCTGCCCATGCTGGTCCGGCTCTCCGGTGCGCCCACCGCGCCGCGCCGGCCGCGCGGGCTGATCCTGGTGCCGACGCGGGAGCTGGCCCTGCAGATCGAGACCGCGCTCGATGAGCCGTCGCTATCGCTCGGGCTGCGGCTCGCCTCGGCCGTGGGTGGTCTGGCGATCAAGACGCAGGACGAGAAGCTGGGTCGCGGTGTCGATCTGCTCATCGCCACGCCCGGGCGCCTGACCGATCTGATCGGCCGTCGCGCCGTGAATCTTTCGGATGTTCAGATCGTCACCGTCGACGAGGCCGACCATATGGCCGATCTCGGCTTCCTGCCGCAGCTGACGGCAGTGCTCAATCGTGTTCCCGGTGAGGCGCAGAAGCTGCTGTTCTCGGCGACGCTCGACGAGGCCATCGATGCCCTGGTGCAGCGCTATCTGCGCTCGCCCGTCAGTCATGCGGTCGTCGCACAGCCCAATGCGCCCGCACCCTCGAATTCCGCTGTCGCGGAGACCGAGACAGAGCTTCCCGATATCGCGCACTACGCACTGCATGTGCGGCGCATCGAAAAGCGGCCGGTGGTCACGGAAATCGCCGCGCGCAAGGGCCGGACCCTGCTGTTCGTGCGCACCCAGCACGGTGCGGACAAGCTCGCGCGCAAGCTGCGTGAGGTCGGCATCGCTGCCGCCGCACTGCACGGCGGCCAGGGCCAGAACCAGCGCACCCGCACCCTCGCGGCCTTCGCGGACGGCACCTGGCCGGTACTGGTCGCCACCGATATCGCCGCCCGCGGCATCCATGTGGACGATGTCTCACTGGTCGTGCACGTCGATCCCCCGGCCGATCCGAAGGACTACCTGCACCGCACCGGCCGGACCGCACGCGCCGGCGCCTCCGGCACGGTGGTCACCATCGTCAGCCCGGACGACCGGCAGGAAGCCGCCGATCTGGCCCGGCGCGCAGGCGTTTCCGTCACCGATGTGGAAGTCCGTCCCGCGGACCGCCGCCTCGCCGAGATCACCGGCGCCCGCCGCCCGTCCGGCCACGCGCTCGCCGATCCGGCCACCATCGCGGCGACCGCCAAAGCCGCTGCGGCCGCGACCGATTCACCTCCCGAACGCCCCCGCCACCGCATCGATCCCCGCACCGGCGGTCGTCAGCACTCCAAGAAGCGCAAGACCAATACCACCCGCAAGGGCCGCTGA
- a CDS encoding hemolysin family protein, whose amino-acid sequence MSALLTVLSLLGFVALTAGTALFVAAEFSLTALERSTVEAHAREGDRRARQVRQAHRTLSFQLSGAQLGITITTLITGYIAEPVLARLLEPIFNAFGVDIGTSHGISLALALIIATSFSMIYGELVPKNIAIASPLATARWTAGPMMWFSTAFRWMINFLNGTANWAVRRLGVEPAEELRSARSPQELGSLVRTSALHGVLDQRTAQVVDRSLQFGERSAEELMTPRVKIESLDQDDTIADLIETASRTGFSRFPVIDGDLDNTLGVVHVKQAFMHLAKDRRVIKLKDIAQPVPIVPASLDGDEVLERVRADGMQVALVVDEYGGTAGIVTMEDIIEEILGDVRDEHDEEELDVRRTGNDWNCSGLLRIDEVSRTTGYDAPEGEYETLGGLVLTRLGRIPVTGDEVLLPQPGNQHSMETPTSGGWIAKIERMDGRRIDRVLLRPVDAEGLAEWEHNHG is encoded by the coding sequence GTGTCGGCCCTGCTCACCGTTCTCAGTCTGCTCGGTTTTGTCGCATTGACCGCAGGCACGGCTCTCTTCGTCGCCGCGGAATTCTCCCTCACCGCCCTGGAACGCAGCACCGTGGAGGCGCACGCCCGCGAGGGCGACCGCCGGGCCCGGCAGGTGCGTCAGGCGCACCGCACGCTCTCGTTCCAACTGTCCGGGGCGCAGCTGGGCATCACCATCACCACGCTGATCACCGGTTATATCGCCGAACCGGTGCTGGCGCGGCTGCTGGAGCCCATCTTCAACGCGTTCGGCGTGGATATCGGTACCTCGCACGGCATTTCGCTGGCGCTGGCACTGATCATCGCGACCTCGTTCTCGATGATCTACGGCGAGCTGGTGCCGAAGAACATTGCCATCGCCTCACCGCTGGCCACCGCGCGCTGGACCGCCGGGCCGATGATGTGGTTCTCGACGGCCTTCCGCTGGATGATCAATTTCCTGAACGGCACCGCCAACTGGGCCGTGCGGCGGCTCGGTGTCGAACCGGCCGAAGAGCTGCGTTCGGCCCGTTCACCGCAGGAATTGGGTTCGCTGGTGCGCACATCCGCCCTGCACGGCGTGCTCGATCAGCGCACCGCGCAGGTGGTGGATCGCTCACTGCAGTTCGGTGAGCGCAGCGCGGAGGAACTCATGACGCCGCGGGTGAAGATCGAATCCCTCGATCAGGACGACACCATCGCCGACCTCATCGAAACCGCCAGCCGCACCGGCTTTTCGCGTTTCCCGGTCATCGACGGCGATCTCGACAACACCCTCGGCGTGGTGCACGTCAAACAGGCGTTCATGCACCTGGCCAAGGATCGGCGCGTCATCAAGCTCAAGGACATCGCCCAGCCGGTGCCGATAGTCCCCGCCAGCCTGGACGGCGACGAGGTGCTCGAGCGGGTGCGCGCCGACGGTATGCAGGTGGCGCTCGTGGTCGACGAATACGGCGGCACCGCGGGCATTGTCACCATGGAGGACATCATCGAGGAGATTCTCGGTGACGTCCGCGATGAGCACGATGAGGAAGAACTCGATGTGCGCCGCACCGGCAACGATTGGAACTGCTCCGGACTGCTGCGCATCGACGAGGTCTCCCGCACCACCGGATACGACGCGCCCGAGGGCGAATACGAAACGCTCGGCGGCCTGGTGCTGACCCGCCTCGGCCGCATCCCCGTCACCGGGGACGAAGTGCTGCTGCCGCAACCCGGCAACCAGCACAGCATGGAAACGCCGACCAGCGGCGGCTGGATCGCCAAGATCGAACGCATGGACGGCCGGCGCATCGACCGGGTGCTGTTGCGCCCCGTCGATGCCGAGGGCCTGGCGGAGTGGGAGCACAACCATGGGTGA
- a CDS encoding GuaB1 family IMP dehydrogenase-related protein has translation MQFLPGQNPPYDLTYDDVFLVPNRTDVASRFDVDLSSSDGTGTTIPLVVANMTAVAGRRMAETVARRGGIVVLPQDLPIQAAADTIAFVKSRSLTADTPVTLDPEQSVSDALALIHKRAHGAVVIVEGGKPVGVVTEAACSDVDRFARLSTVADTNFVSAPADASPREVFGLLEGSRSGLAVLVNADGTLAGVMTRTGTIRAGIYQPAVDARGQLRIAAAVGINGDIPSKAKALVDAGADVLVMDTAHGHQQKMLEALRSVAALDLGVPLVAGNVVSAAGTRDLIEAGADIIKVGVGPGAMCTTRMMTGVGRPQFSAVAECAAAAAEFGKHVWADGGVRHPRDVALALAAGASNVMIGSWFAGTYESPGDMRIDRDGNRYKESFGMASKRAVAARTAADSAFDRARKALFEEGISSSRMRLDPERPGVEDLLDYITSGVRSSCTYAGARSIGEFHDKAVLGVQSAAGFAEGRPLPSGW, from the coding sequence GTGCAGTTTCTTCCCGGGCAGAACCCGCCCTACGACCTGACTTACGACGATGTCTTCCTCGTCCCGAATCGGACGGATGTGGCGTCGCGGTTCGATGTCGACCTGTCCAGCAGTGACGGGACCGGGACCACCATCCCGCTCGTGGTCGCGAATATGACCGCGGTCGCCGGCCGCCGCATGGCCGAGACGGTGGCGCGCCGCGGTGGCATCGTGGTGCTGCCGCAGGATCTTCCGATCCAGGCCGCCGCCGACACCATCGCCTTCGTGAAGAGTCGTTCGCTCACCGCGGACACTCCGGTCACGCTGGATCCGGAGCAGTCCGTCTCCGATGCGCTCGCGCTGATCCACAAGCGTGCGCACGGCGCGGTCGTCATCGTCGAGGGCGGTAAGCCCGTCGGCGTCGTCACCGAGGCGGCATGCAGCGATGTGGACCGTTTCGCGCGCCTGAGCACCGTCGCCGACACCAATTTTGTGAGCGCACCGGCCGATGCCTCCCCGCGTGAGGTCTTCGGCCTGCTCGAGGGCAGCCGCTCCGGCCTGGCCGTCCTGGTGAACGCCGACGGCACGCTCGCGGGCGTCATGACCCGCACCGGCACCATTCGCGCGGGCATCTACCAGCCCGCCGTCGATGCCCGCGGCCAGCTGCGCATCGCGGCCGCGGTCGGCATCAACGGCGATATCCCGTCCAAGGCCAAGGCCCTTGTCGACGCCGGCGCGGATGTGCTGGTCATGGATACCGCGCACGGCCATCAGCAGAAGATGCTGGAGGCGCTGCGCTCGGTGGCCGCACTGGATCTGGGTGTGCCGCTGGTCGCGGGCAATGTGGTCTCGGCCGCGGGCACCCGCGATCTGATCGAGGCCGGCGCGGACATCATCAAGGTCGGTGTCGGCCCCGGCGCCATGTGCACCACCCGCATGATGACCGGCGTGGGCCGCCCGCAGTTCTCCGCCGTGGCCGAATGTGCCGCTGCCGCCGCGGAATTCGGCAAGCACGTCTGGGCCGACGGTGGCGTCCGGCATCCGCGCGATGTGGCGCTGGCGCTCGCGGCCGGCGCCTCGAACGTCATGATCGGCTCCTGGTTCGCGGGCACCTACGAGTCGCCCGGCGATATGCGCATCGACCGCGACGGCAACCGCTACAAGGAGAGCTTCGGCATGGCCTCCAAGCGCGCCGTCGCCGCCCGCACCGCCGCCGACTCCGCCTTCGACCGGGCCCGCAAGGCGCTGTTCGAGGAGGGCATCTCCTCCTCGCGCATGCGCCTGGACCCGGAGCGCCCGGGTGTCGAGGACCTGCTCGACTACATCACCTCCGGCGTGCGCAGCTCCTGCACGTACGCGGGTGCGCGCAGCATCGGTGAGTTCCACGACAAAGCCGTGCTCGGCGTGCAGTCCGCCGCCGGTTTCGCCGAGGGCCGCCCGCTGCCTTCGGGCTGGTAA
- a CDS encoding BlaI/MecI/CopY family transcriptional regulator — MAGLGELEKAVMDQLWSADEPQTVRQVHEALAQRRELAYTTVMTVLQRLAKKNLVLQQRDDRAHRYAPVHTRDELVASLMFDALQQADEVGSRRAALVHFVEQVGADEAAALRDALAKLEATEAARKEPKDSL; from the coding sequence ATGGCAGGTCTTGGTGAACTCGAGAAAGCGGTCATGGACCAGTTGTGGTCGGCCGATGAACCCCAAACGGTGCGGCAGGTGCACGAGGCCCTCGCTCAGCGCCGCGAGCTCGCGTACACCACGGTGATGACCGTTCTGCAGCGTCTCGCGAAGAAGAATCTCGTCCTACAGCAGCGTGATGACCGCGCGCACCGGTACGCACCGGTGCATACGCGCGACGAACTCGTCGCGAGTCTGATGTTCGACGCACTGCAGCAGGCGGATGAAGTCGGGAGCCGTCGAGCGGCGCTCGTGCACTTCGTGGAACAGGTCGGAGCCGATGAGGCTGCCGCGCTGCGCGATGCACTCGCTAAGCTCGAAGCCACCGAGGCGGCACGCAAGGAGCCGAAAGACTCCCTGTAG
- a CDS encoding hemolysin family protein yields the protein MGDITAVLLTLVLLLGNAFFVGAEFALISARRDRLEALAAQGKRSANTVIEAGQNLSMMLAAAQLGITICSILLGRVGEPAVAHLLQGPFDLVGVPDQLLHPISFALALTIVVILHILLGEMIPKNIALAGPERCALLLVPMHLMWLRLARPLIAIYNLAANLSLRALRIEPKDELDSTVSSVELAEMFGESRSEGLLDEEEHRRLTQALGSSDSIVADVMVALAKTRSVPLRGDGTTLGDIENAVAETGFSRYPVRAGDGSLVGYLHVKDVLDLVADDDAGPSTPIPRTDIRPLPTVSTGATLFEALARLRRTNSHLGRVVDSRGNTIGIVALEDLVEEFVGTVRDGTHRVAE from the coding sequence ATGGGTGATATCACCGCGGTCCTGCTCACCCTGGTGCTGCTGCTGGGCAATGCGTTCTTCGTCGGCGCGGAGTTCGCCCTGATCTCCGCCCGCCGGGATCGCCTGGAAGCCCTTGCGGCACAGGGCAAGCGCAGTGCCAATACGGTCATCGAGGCGGGGCAGAACCTGTCGATGATGCTGGCGGCGGCGCAGTTGGGCATCACCATCTGCTCGATCCTGCTGGGCCGGGTCGGTGAGCCCGCCGTGGCGCATCTGCTGCAGGGCCCGTTCGATCTGGTCGGGGTGCCCGATCAACTGCTGCATCCGATTTCGTTCGCGCTGGCGCTGACCATCGTGGTCATCCTGCACATCCTGCTCGGTGAGATGATCCCGAAGAATATCGCGCTGGCCGGGCCGGAACGCTGTGCGCTGCTGCTGGTTCCGATGCATCTGATGTGGTTGCGCCTGGCCAGACCGCTCATCGCGATCTACAACCTGGCGGCGAATCTGTCGCTGCGGGCACTGCGCATCGAGCCCAAGGATGAACTCGATTCCACTGTTTCCTCGGTGGAGCTCGCCGAGATGTTCGGCGAATCCCGGTCGGAGGGACTGCTGGACGAGGAGGAGCACCGCCGCCTCACCCAGGCGCTGGGCTCGAGCGACAGCATTGTCGCCGATGTGATGGTGGCACTGGCGAAGACCCGCTCGGTGCCGCTGCGCGGTGACGGCACCACCCTCGGCGATATCGAGAACGCTGTGGCCGAAACGGGTTTCTCGCGCTATCCGGTGCGGGCGGGGGACGGTTCCCTGGTCGGCTATCTGCACGTCAAGGATGTGCTGGACCTGGTGGCCGATGATGATGCGGGGCCGTCCACGCCCATCCCCCGCACCGATATCCGCCCGCTGCCGACGGTCAGCACCGGCGCCACCCTCTTCGAGGCCCTGGCCCGGTTGCGCCGCACCAACTCCCATCTGGGACGGGTGGTGGACAGTCGCGGCAATACCATCGGCATTGTCGCCCTGGAGGATCTGGTGGAGGAGTTCGTCGGCACCGTCCGCGACGGCACCCACCGGGTCGCGGAGTGA
- a CDS encoding M56 family metallopeptidase, whose amino-acid sequence MDVTAPVFAGLALLLAGPVPALLSRATWPYRSPRAALVLWQAIALAAVLSAFGSGLAIASRLLVPGAHGRPTTTPSKEIAALGLPLWLALVTVFALTLLVGARLIFSVVRVGIHTRRRRARHRMLVDLLDQSGVARNSADIRVLAATEPIAYCLPGIRRRVVLSQGTVTNLSHEELTAIVSHERSHLRARHDLVLEAFTAAHEAFPRVVRSKSALDSVKLLIELLADDSAVKVTGPTPLARALVACSNSPAPQGAMAVGGPTTLIRIQRLAGPMGDMRIAAVAYLAAAAILVVPTMAVAIPWLQELTRLLNRA is encoded by the coding sequence ATGGACGTAACAGCGCCGGTTTTCGCCGGTCTCGCCTTGTTGCTGGCGGGACCGGTTCCAGCGCTGCTCAGCCGAGCGACCTGGCCCTATCGCAGTCCGCGTGCGGCGCTGGTGCTCTGGCAGGCCATCGCCCTGGCCGCCGTGCTGAGCGCCTTCGGCTCCGGACTCGCCATCGCCAGCCGACTGCTGGTGCCCGGAGCCCACGGCCGGCCCACCACCACGCCGAGCAAGGAGATCGCCGCGCTCGGCCTGCCGCTGTGGCTGGCTCTGGTCACGGTCTTCGCGCTCACCCTGCTCGTCGGCGCGCGCCTCATTTTCTCGGTGGTGCGCGTCGGAATACACACCCGTCGCCGGCGGGCCCGCCACCGCATGCTGGTCGATCTGCTCGATCAGAGCGGGGTGGCGCGCAATTCCGCCGATATCCGGGTGCTCGCCGCCACCGAACCGATCGCCTACTGCCTGCCCGGCATTCGGCGCCGCGTCGTGCTCAGTCAGGGCACGGTGACCAATCTTTCCCATGAGGAGTTGACCGCAATCGTCAGCCATGAGCGTTCGCATCTGCGAGCCCGCCACGACCTGGTGCTGGAGGCGTTCACCGCCGCACACGAGGCGTTCCCGCGGGTGGTGCGCTCCAAATCCGCCCTGGATTCGGTGAAATTGCTGATCGAATTGCTGGCCGACGACTCCGCCGTGAAGGTCACCGGGCCGACCCCGCTGGCGCGCGCGCTGGTGGCCTGCTCCAATTCGCCTGCGCCGCAGGGCGCGATGGCGGTGGGCGGGCCGACCACCCTGATCCGTATTCAGCGGCTGGCCGGGCCGATGGGTGATATGCGCATTGCCGCGGTGGCCTATCTGGCCGCCGCCGCCATTCTCGTGGTGCCCACGATGGCAGTGGCTATTCCGTGGTTGCAGGAGCTCACCCGGTTGCTGAACCGTGCCTGA
- a CDS encoding DUF305 domain-containing protein, whose product MTGTRWVRAAGLAALAVLLCVSGMLLRPFIIPDTQSAPPILNPTEIGFTQDMMAHHEQALIIVQRLDPAADPTIRRLAQQISDSQRMEIGTMLGWLRLANASPTDPHPMSWMRSTGMPGGTDHSAMTMTTAATAGATMPGMATLAELDALSAARGAAAETLFLQLMLRHHRGGVAMAQAADKQVASGPVKETARAMITAQSQEAGIMTLLLAQRGAQPLA is encoded by the coding sequence GTGACGGGCACCCGCTGGGTCCGCGCGGCCGGACTGGCCGCGCTCGCCGTCCTCCTGTGCGTCAGCGGAATGCTGCTGCGGCCGTTCATCATTCCCGACACGCAGTCCGCGCCGCCGATATTGAACCCGACCGAGATCGGCTTCACACAAGACATGATGGCGCACCACGAGCAGGCGCTGATCATCGTGCAGCGCCTGGACCCGGCCGCCGATCCGACCATTCGCCGACTGGCACAGCAGATCTCCGACAGTCAGCGCATGGAGATCGGCACCATGCTCGGCTGGCTGCGCCTGGCCAACGCCTCCCCCACCGATCCGCACCCGATGTCCTGGATGCGCAGCACCGGAATGCCCGGCGGCACCGACCATTCGGCGATGACCATGACCACCGCGGCGACAGCGGGCGCCACCATGCCCGGAATGGCGACCCTGGCCGAACTCGATGCCCTCTCCGCCGCGCGCGGAGCCGCCGCCGAAACCCTTTTCCTGCAACTGATGCTGCGCCACCACCGCGGCGGCGTCGCCATGGCCCAGGCCGCCGATAAGCAGGTGGCCTCCGGTCCGGTCAAGGAGACCGCCCGCGCCATGATCACCGCACAGTCCCAGGAGGCGGGCATCATGACGCTGCTGCTGGCCCAGCGGGGCGCCCAGCCGCTCGCGTGA
- a CDS encoding ABC transporter ATP-binding protein: MTLAADHQVPAPGHRLEASGITLGYGDRVIVDGLSLDIAPGVITTVIGPNGCGKSTLLRSLGRLLKPREGRILLDGKAISSMKTRDIARIVGMLPQTPIAPEGLTVADLVARGRHPHQSWLRQWSADDESEVTRALEQTGIADLADRTLDELSGGQRQRAWISMALAQGTDILLLDEPTTYLDLAHSLEVLDLVDRLHADFGRTVVMVLHDLNLAIRYSDQLIVMRAGRIVAQGRPGDIISAELLQQVFGLRAEVLEDPVSGRPMIVPIGTRHVHGADGQDAVSPARL, from the coding sequence GTGACACTCGCTGCGGATCACCAGGTTCCGGCCCCCGGGCACCGGCTGGAAGCGTCCGGCATCACCCTCGGATACGGCGACCGCGTCATTGTCGACGGACTGTCGCTGGATATCGCGCCGGGCGTCATCACCACCGTCATCGGTCCCAACGGTTGCGGCAAGTCCACCCTGCTGCGTTCGCTCGGGCGACTGCTCAAGCCGCGCGAGGGCCGGATCCTGTTGGACGGCAAGGCCATTTCGTCCATGAAGACCCGCGATATCGCGCGCATCGTCGGCATGCTGCCGCAGACCCCGATCGCCCCCGAGGGCCTCACCGTCGCCGATCTTGTTGCGCGCGGCCGTCATCCGCACCAGTCCTGGTTGCGACAGTGGTCCGCCGATGACGAATCGGAGGTGACCCGCGCGCTGGAGCAGACCGGTATCGCCGATCTGGCCGATCGGACGCTGGACGAACTCTCCGGCGGTCAGCGTCAGCGCGCCTGGATTTCCATGGCGCTCGCGCAGGGCACCGATATTCTGCTGCTGGACGAGCCGACCACCTATCTGGATCTGGCGCATTCACTCGAGGTGCTGGATCTGGTCGACCGCCTGCACGCCGATTTCGGCCGCACGGTCGTGATGGTGCTGCACGATCTGAATCTGGCGATCCGCTACAGCGATCAGCTCATCGTCATGCGTGCGGGCCGCATCGTCGCGCAGGGCAGGCCCGGCGACATCATTTCCGCCGAGTTGTTGCAGCAGGTGTTCGGCCTGCGCGCCGAGGTGCTCGAGGATCCGGTTTCCGGCCGGCCGATGATTGTGCCGATCGGCACACGGCATGTGCACGGCGCCGACGGCCAGGATGCCGTTTCCCCTGCCCGGCTATGA
- a CDS encoding 3-methyladenine DNA glycosylase translates to MLTDLPVLAPADWRARAAAHRERVDALVGPYLQQRAVGSKHPVIDFLFTYYGNKPAQLRRWHPGFGVALAEGADYSEARGYHQVPGDSPDAVVWTADPAFLQKRRDTIEFVARLLSATATRPAQLSCFGLHEWAMVYRTDDVRHQQVPLRLGHAGTDAVVESMQLRCTHFDAFRFFTPEAIPLNIEPLTRETQEHREQPGCLHANMDLYKWGFKLTPLIASDLLFDCFELACAARELDMKASPYDLSEYGYEPIRIETPSGRAEYVRRQVEIAARGETLRQRLLTACRALIDVA, encoded by the coding sequence GTGCTCACGGATCTCCCAGTGCTCGCGCCCGCCGACTGGCGGGCGCGAGCCGCCGCACACCGGGAACGGGTCGACGCGCTCGTGGGCCCGTATCTGCAGCAGCGGGCCGTCGGGTCGAAACATCCGGTCATCGACTTCCTGTTCACCTACTACGGCAATAAGCCCGCACAGCTCAGACGCTGGCATCCCGGCTTCGGCGTGGCGCTGGCGGAGGGCGCCGACTATTCGGAAGCCCGTGGCTACCACCAGGTTCCGGGTGACTCCCCGGACGCGGTCGTATGGACGGCAGACCCGGCATTCCTCCAGAAGCGCCGCGACACCATCGAATTCGTCGCGCGCCTGCTCTCGGCCACGGCGACCCGCCCGGCTCAGCTTTCCTGCTTCGGCCTGCACGAGTGGGCCATGGTGTACCGCACCGACGATGTCCGCCACCAGCAGGTTCCCCTGCGGCTGGGCCACGCCGGCACCGATGCGGTCGTCGAATCAATGCAATTGCGCTGCACCCACTTCGACGCCTTCCGCTTCTTCACCCCCGAGGCGATCCCGCTCAATATCGAGCCCCTGACCCGCGAAACCCAGGAGCACCGAGAACAACCCGGCTGCCTGCACGCCAATATGGACCTCTACAAGTGGGGTTTCAAGCTGACCCCCCTGATCGCGTCCGACCTGCTCTTCGACTGCTTCGAACTGGCCTGCGCCGCACGCGAACTCGATATGAAGGCCAGCCCCTACGACCTCTCCGAATACGGATACGAGCCCATCCGGATCGAAACCCCGTCGGGCCGTGCCGAATACGTCCGCCGCCAGGTCGAGATCGCCGCCCGCGGCGAAACCCTTCGACAGCGATTGCTGACCGCCTGCCGGGCGTTGATAGACGTGGCGTAA
- a CDS encoding LVIVD repeat-containing protein yields the protein MWRFSEVRRFKPAILLTAAFMCGAVLPVTGAQADLQSDIQNQVQQFFDVGRTSVPRADCGPDSLPETGMQGDVPADDRNSGRSTLGYRCNMSLVGGYVGRGAGITSATYDHCSYTGSMFPGNILGPAQGVQVLDVSDPANPVLTGNLTEPAMLAGTWESLKVNPVRKLLVGTGVPVGEGAGYLSVYDISDCAHPKLLNAGAGTNLLMPLPITTHEGGFSPDGNTYWASGIAPGFVSAVDLTDAANPHVIWQGLTGIEAHGFGISPDGNRMYLSALGGFTTLDISAVQRRDPNPQVNHIGRVFWTDGIATQHSIPVTYDGKPFLFTVDEAGAGGVKLIDISDDTNPKVVSKIKLQIELQENLDSGMASSMGGSVFSYDAHYCAADRPDNPTALACGWEESGIRVFDVRDPFHAKEIAYYNPPARKGRNLELWNSPHALASIIGLPLLQFPAAARAILEGKFDPTQALSSRTGEIAFGDLSTDWCFAPPEWHGSQLWTSCNDNGFMVLQLGNDVYTPPDDQHSVVGS from the coding sequence ATGTGGCGGTTCTCGGAAGTACGGCGGTTCAAACCGGCGATCCTGCTGACAGCCGCGTTCATGTGCGGGGCCGTGCTCCCGGTGACCGGCGCGCAGGCGGATCTGCAATCGGATATCCAGAATCAGGTGCAGCAGTTCTTCGATGTGGGGCGGACATCGGTACCCCGGGCGGACTGCGGCCCGGACTCGCTGCCGGAGACCGGCATGCAGGGTGATGTGCCTGCCGACGACCGCAACAGCGGCCGCAGCACGCTCGGTTACCGGTGCAATATGTCGCTCGTGGGCGGTTATGTCGGCCGCGGCGCGGGCATCACCTCGGCGACCTATGACCACTGCTCGTACACCGGATCGATGTTCCCGGGCAATATTCTCGGGCCCGCGCAGGGCGTCCAGGTCCTGGATGTCTCCGATCCGGCCAATCCGGTACTGACCGGCAACCTCACCGAACCCGCCATGCTCGCGGGCACCTGGGAATCGCTCAAGGTCAATCCGGTGCGAAAGCTCCTGGTGGGCACCGGTGTTCCCGTCGGAGAGGGCGCGGGGTACCTGTCGGTCTACGACATCTCCGATTGTGCGCATCCGAAGCTGCTCAATGCGGGCGCGGGCACGAATCTGCTCATGCCGCTGCCGATCACGACCCATGAGGGCGGATTCTCACCGGACGGCAATACCTACTGGGCCTCCGGCATCGCCCCCGGCTTCGTGAGCGCGGTCGATCTCACCGATGCGGCCAATCCGCACGTGATCTGGCAGGGCCTCACCGGTATCGAAGCGCATGGCTTCGGCATCAGCCCCGACGGCAATCGCATGTATCTCTCGGCGCTGGGCGGTTTCACCACCCTCGATATCAGCGCGGTCCAGCGGCGCGATCCGAATCCGCAGGTCAATCACATCGGCCGGGTGTTCTGGACGGACGGCATCGCGACCCAGCACAGCATTCCGGTCACCTATGACGGGAAGCCGTTCCTGTTCACGGTGGACGAGGCCGGGGCCGGCGGCGTGAAGCTCATCGATATCTCCGATGACACCAATCCCAAGGTCGTTTCGAAGATCAAACTGCAGATCGAACTCCAGGAGAACCTGGATTCGGGCATGGCCTCGTCCATGGGTGGTTCGGTGTTCTCCTACGACGCACACTACTGCGCGGCCGACCGCCCGGATAATCCGACGGCCCTGGCCTGCGGCTGGGAGGAGTCCGGCATCCGCGTCTTCGATGTGCGTGATCCGTTCCACGCCAAGGAGATCGCCTACTACAACCCGCCCGCGCGCAAGGGCCGCAATCTCGAACTGTGGAACTCGCCGCATGCACTCGCTTCGATCATCGGTCTCCCGCTGCTGCAGTTCCCCGCCGCCGCTCGAGCCATCCTGGAAGGCAAATTCGATCCCACCCAGGCGCTTTCGTCCCGCACCGGTGAGATCGCCTTCGGTGATCTGTCCACCGACTGGTGCTTCGCGCCGCCGGAGTGGCACGGCAGCCAGCTGTGGACCAGCTGCAATGACAACGGTTTCATGGTGCTGCAACTCGGCAACGATGTGTACACCCCGCCCGATGATCAGCACTCCGTGGTGGGCTCGTGA